One window of the Manihot esculenta cultivar AM560-2 chromosome 14, M.esculenta_v8, whole genome shotgun sequence genome contains the following:
- the LOC110631256 gene encoding RING-H2 finger protein ATL13, whose amino-acid sequence MDWVSLQNKVSTNFSPSQQPYFLAQTPPQPSLDSDGFSLNNKISPSVFLIIIILAIVFFVSGLLHLLVRLLLRPPSRNPDDLENVTALQGQLQQLFHLHDSGVDQSFIDTLPVFQYKAIIGLKNPFDCAVCLCEFEPEDELRLLPKCSHAFHMECIDTWLLSHSTCPLCRGCLLPDFSPNNTCSPIVIVLESSESPREILTDRENNIGRTSSVLTTNSHLCIQGDNDLGSSRIDFSQKSCEIARKDDCNPRIMVDSGEKVVPVKLGKFKNVDIGEGSSNNSKVDERRCFSMGSFEYVMDENCSLQVALRTPLKKKQSNKKPSLPLTPGHRPAMSECDLESRRELHGFEGSNRNSIDRSRRESFSISKIWLRGEKEKQKSTGDSSRRAFSFRFPVNKNAVAGSDLKVKNGNSRRTKSEIGIGRWENGGIGLSFDEENQSCNAKTPSFARRTLLWLVGRQNKVIHSNFSSNV is encoded by the coding sequence ATGGACTGGGTTTCCCTCCAAAATAAGGTAAGTACCAATTTTTCTCCTTCACAACAACCTTATTTTCTTGCTCAGACACCTCCACAACCAAGTCTTGATTCAGATGGTTTTAGCCTGAACAACAAAATCAGTCCAAGTGTATTTCTTATCATAATAATTCTTGCtattgttttctttgtttctggGTTGCTTCATCTTCTTGTTAGACTTCTTTTAAGACCACCCAGTAGAAACCCAGATGATTTGGAGAATGTGACTGCTCTTCAAGGGCAATTGCAGcaactctttcatctccatGACTCTGGTGTTGATCAGTCATTTATAGATACTCTCCCTGTGTTCCAATACAAAGCCATTATTGGATTGAAGAACCCTTTTGATTGTGCTGTATGTTTGTGTGAATTTGAGCCTGAGGATGAGCTTAGATTGCTTCCAAAATGTAGCCATGCCTTTCACATGGAGTGTATAGACACTTGGTTATTATCTCACTCCACTTGCCCTCTCTGTAGAGGTTGCTTGCTGCCTGATTTCTCTCCAAACAACACCTGCTCTCCCATTGTTATTGTTCTTGAATCTAGTGAGAGCCCCAGAGAGATTTTAACTGATAGAGAGAATAATATTGGCAGAACCAGTTCAGTTTTAACAACAAATTCCCATCTATGTATTCAAGGAGACAATGATTTGGGATCATCTAGAATAGATTTTTCACAAAAGTCATGTGAAATTGCTAGAAAAGATGACTGTAACCCAAGAATCATGGTGGATTCAGGAGAGAAAGTTGTTCCTGTTAAGCTAGGAAAGTTTAAGAATGTGGATATTGGTGAAGGGAGTAGCAATAATAGTAAGGTTGATGAAAGAAGATGTTTTTCTATGGGATCATTTGAGTATGTAATGGATGAGAACTGTTCATTGCAAGTTGCTTTGAGGACTCCATTGAAGAAGAAACAATCAAACAAGAAACCTTCTTTGCCATTAACTCCTGGCCACAGACCTGCAATGTCTGAATGTGATTTAGAATCAAGAAGAGAACTCCATGGATTTGAAGGCAGCAATAGAAATTCCATTGACAGAAGCAGAAGGGAGAGCTTTTCTATATCTAAGATTTGGCTTAGAGGGGAAAAGGAGAAGCAGAAATCAACTGGGGATTCTTCAAGGAGGGCCTTTTCCTTCCGGTTTCCGGTGAACAAAAATGCTGTCGCCGGCAGTGATTTGAAGGTGAAGAATGGTAATAGCAGGAGAACTAAATCTGAGATTGGAATTGGAAGATGGGAAAATGGAGGAATTGGATTGAGTTTTGATGAAGAAAATCAGAGCTGTAATGCAAAAACTCCTTCATTTGCCAGGAGGACTCTGCTTTGGCTTGTAGGGAGACAAAACAAGGTTATTCACTCAAACTTTTCATCTAATGTCtag